A stretch of the Notamacropus eugenii isolate mMacEug1 chromosome 2, mMacEug1.pri_v2, whole genome shotgun sequence genome encodes the following:
- the LOC140528818 gene encoding protein S100-A9-like, translating into MTTLFKITKLHTCEAITEEKNESSATGNQPGAQAGHSYKCQACPTRSIPLWEAASSPPACSVIERPRSTNTMEKCTLKNALKTFVDTFHQYSQKSGHPDALERKEMKQLLTKEMAHFIKNSKELRDFPNLMVELDTNVDQLIDFKEFAVMIARVVMETHEKMHECNPLIKGHHHGPGLESKGECGSGQ; encoded by the exons ATGACAACCCTGTTCAAAATTACCAAACTACACACCTGTGAAGCAATCACTGAGGAAAAGAACGAATCATCTGCCACTGGCAACCAACCTGGAGCTCAAGCAGGGCACTCCTATAAATGTCAGGCCTGCCCCACTCGCTCCATTCCTCTCTGGGAAGCAGCCAGCTCTCCTCCAGCCTGCTCTGTG ATTGAGAGACCAAGGTCAACTAACACAATGGAAAAGTGTACATTGAAAAATGCCCTGAAAACCTTCGTTGATACCTTCCACCAGTATTCTCAAAAATCTGGACACCCAGATGccctggaaagaaaggaaatgaaacaacTATTGACAAAGGAGATGGCACATTTCATTAAG AACTCCAAAGAACTGCGGGATTTCCCAAATCTCATGGTGGAGCTGGACACAAATGTAGATCAACTTATTGATTTCAAGGAGTTCGCTGTGATGATCGCACGTGTGGTCATGGAAACCCATGAAAAGATGCATGAATGTAATCCTTTAATAAAAGGTCACCACCATGGGCCTGGCCTTGAATCAAAGGGGGAATGTGGCAGTGGGCAATAA